The genomic DNA tctccgtcgttTACTTGTTTCATCGCGGGCAAGACGCAAAAAGGCCCCTGGACTTTTCCCGAGcctgcccaccaccacaaccagtcaccacgccgccacgtcgtTGAGCCTCTACACCCCATCTGGCACGCCGTGAACGAAAGCACCCGTGGACAGGGGGGGTGTCGACCCACGCGTCTCTCGTCCATCTGCGTCATGCCTGCCCGCGAGAACAACCTTGACCGTGCTCGCGGTCCCTCCAGTCTGCCCTACAGGGCCAGGTATGCCCGTCCCACCTCCATCAGGAGAGCCGTGACGTGCGCCCGTGCCGGCCGCGGTCCGGGGGTGCGAAGAGCCATGGCTGGGGTATCCGCAACCAGATGGACCTTGGGCAGCCCAGCTCCACGAGCATGGATgtggtgggtggatgggttGACGGTGTCCCAGACACGCGGTTGAGGAATTTATTATTAGAGGCCCTGGGCTGTCTGCTTCAACCCCGGACGCCCTCTTGCCTCTTCGCGGCTTCGTCTTTATAACCAACGCCGGCCCTGCGTGGACGGACGCAaagttgacgacgacaaatCAAAGCCTACATTGCGCAGCTGTCTCCTTCCCACCTGACACTTAAGCTGTCCTTCCTTGGTTGGTCTTTTATTTGCCACAAGTCTTCCTCGGACTTACACGACGGTCTTAAACCACGACCTTCTCCTCAGCGTCGACGAATCTCCATCAAGTCTATGTCCTGTCGCGCACTCCTCAATCCAGATTCTTCTCTGTATATACCGCCACCCAGAGGACACCGTGACCAATAGATGTCTCGGACCCAACAAGTTCCTGAAAACCAGCACATATCGCTCCCCGATATCCGAATCCAGAGCGCCTCTCCAGTCTCGTTCAACGACTACGGCAACGCCGCCAGAGAGAGCTCTCCTGAAATTATTGGACTAGCAGTGCGACGTTCAAAGACACTACCAAGCAGCCTCGCCACTACACCGCGTTCGGCCCCCGGCCATAAGCGAAAGAGGTCCGCAACCGTGTCGGACATTGACATTTTCAAGGCCAACAACGCCGCCATGACAGCCGCCAAGATTTCCAGACACAACTCGGACGCTTCGAAGAAGTCAAGTGTCTCACCATCGTCCTCCATCTCCCGCAAGTCATCCAAGTCCAGCGCCAAGGATGTGGACTGGACGGAAGTGACGGACCCGGAGGAGCGACGGCGCATCCAGAACCGCATTGCGCAGCGCAAGTTCCGTAAGTCAACCATGATCTGTGGCTACCTGAGTGAGGAGGTCTGACAGAAGAACACAGGCGAGAAGGCTCGGGAAAATAAGGAAAAGGCGGAGCGTGAGACAAGAAATAGAGAGCACGCTGGCAACAGCTACCGTACGTTGGCCCTCACCGATGTCAACGGCGACCAGGACGCGCTTTCAGGCCTGCCTTGGGGCGGCCTGAACCTGAACCTGGTGGTCGCGCGGGGCTACGAGGCGGAGAGCCGCCGTAGTAGCGGCCGAGGCACGTacatcggcgacgaggcatACCCCGAGCCTCAGTACAGCCCCCCTCAATACAGCATGCCGTACAGCGCGGGCCTACAGCAGACGGCCAGCTACGGCAGCAGCGGAGGGGATGACATTTACtacgacgacacgacgagTTATATCTACGAAGCGCCCCCTCAGCCCCCGCCTCCGTTTTCGACGGTGTGAAGGAGCGCTTGCACTGTCGCTTGTCTCTCGTTTATCATGACCTAGCGGGTATGTCCCAGGAACCTCTTGGCCCCCCAAACCCGAAAAGACATGGGACCATGTGCTAATCTGTCTTCTGTAGATTTATTTTTCACTCTTGTTTTTCTCCTCAACTGTTTCATTATTGCGCTTGCGGAATAGAATGGGTGGGTTCCATGAAGACGGCAACATCCATGCGCACGACTCACGACAAGGAGGGTCTTGTGGGGGAAGACCTGGACCCGAATGGATGCGGTTCTACAggggcggtgggcggcggcgttcaGGTTGACAGCATTTGGGTAGTCAAACACCCCGCTAAAATATGCGAGGGCACGGGGCGTCAAGCGGTATGGTTTTTTTCTCTCGAGGGCGGGGTTCTACTACCGCTTCTCtcatggacggacggggtcCAGAACGAACAAAAGAAACTTGGTTTTGTTTGGGTTACAAGTACACACATCTTTACATTTCTGTTGCATTGCTGCTTTGGGGTTGGAATCGTTTTTCTACGTCACAGCTCTGTTATCTTTTACTAGAAAGCATGTACAGGAAAGGGGCGAATTGAGCGGTATCGCCGGGGCGGTTAGACGGGACTCGGAACACAGCAAGAGAGTAACGGCTGCTTTTGCAGCTGACGCAATGAGAACAAGACGGGGAAAACAGCAACAAGAAGTCTGTCGCTGCATTATTAATCATCCTTGTGTGACTGATGACTGATGGGCTTTTGGTTCTCTTGTCATAAAGGGGCGACAGCAAGCCAGTGCCAGGCGCAGGTGGCGCCACTCTCCTCGACTCGTTTGTGCAAACGAGCCAAGTACATTCATGTTGGAAGGTGGGATGGGATGCCCTGCGACCCCGGCCAGGACACATCGGGACGTCTGTTTGAAAGGACGGGGTGGTGgaccgcccccccctcccccttcggAGCATTTACAATCAGTGACCCGGGACTCATgagcgcgcgtgcgcggcggACCGCGGCTGGCTTGGCCGACCTCACTCAGGCTTGTGATGCAGCGGCGCGAGAAAGCTCCGTGTTCTTCTGGCGGGATTGAGTCACCCGGACCCAGACCCAGAATCTCgcggtgccgctgcgcgTCGCAAACATGTCGCATCCCTTCGAGACGGACCCTTTGATGGGCAAGTCGTCAGTCACAACGGGGACGTGGCGGCGTGAATACGAAGCAGCGACTATCGAGGCCTCAAGAACGggagcctgcctgccgcgatCGGGCATGCTGGGCACAGCAGCATGGCGCCTGGCGCACACCCACTTACTggtcgcggcagcggcaggagcagcagcagcagcctgtctgcctgctGGTAGTAGTTGCAGTACGCTGTAGGCGTTCCCGTGGTTGCTGGACGGCGACACACTAGGAcgggcaccggcggcggggcccaAGGGCCGTTTGAGCACCGGAAGGACGCCCACTCGGCTCTCGAGCGACCGCCGATTGGCCGCGCTTGTGAGTCTGGGGGACGAGCACCATCAACCGCCACGCGGGCTTTGTGTGACCAAGGATGCCGTGCAGAGGGATCTTGCGGGACGGGCTTGGGGGTTCGTACGTACAGTAACGAACTGTACGCCGTGACGCAGCCCGGAGGGTGGGCCTGTCCTAAACGAGAGGAATGCGATCGGGACGGGCTTGACGATGGGCTGGCGGGGGCTGCCTCGAAGGCGGGACTGGCACAGGAGGCTTCCGATCGTGCTTGTTCCATGGCGTCGCCACGATGCTCCCTTGACGGGCGCCCGACCGGGCGAGGCAGAATCCGCGCCTCCTGGGGGAGCCAGGACGTTTCGCAGCCAGCAGACCAGCCAAACTGTCGACTGCAGCAGGGAGCGGCTCGtgagtggcggcggcggcggcaacgacgggggagggagtgAGTGGTATGGCGGGGTGTGCAGAAGCCATTCCCTGGCTGACGGAACGGGATGCAATTCGCGCCCGGTGGAGACGCCTTCTGGGAACAAGTCCTAGTGGGCCCCCCTTCAGCCCTGGTGGGGGACGtgaggggggtgggtgggtgtgctttcgggcgggcagctggcTGTCGGCGCGACGCACGCACCAGGGCGGACGAGAGCCGGGGGTAGTACAGGTGGGTTCGTGGTGGGTtctcgtccgtccgtcgggGCGGGTGGACGGATTTTGGAACCGGTTTGCGAGGTGCCCTGTGTGCCTGTCTCCGCGACCTGCGCCTGCGCTGTGGAACGAAGCTGGTTTAGTggttgctgtcgccgcctcgagtACGTATGTAGGTATCCAAGTCGATCCATTTGCACGCGCAAGTGGCGCGGGCGTGttgttggcgatgacgacggtgatgacgctgcagcggcgtcggcaagaaTGGTTCGAGAAGGGACGTCCACGAACCGAGACTCAGACATTCATCTCTCCCTTCAGCCCTGTCACTGCCACATCATTGCCCAGTCGGGCAAAAAAAGGTGCATGAGGGGTCGTGGGGCGCGGTCCGCAGCCTCACCGCGGGAGTTGTGTctgatgacgatggcaaCCTCGTTTTCCTCGGACCCCCATCACGCTGCATCTCGGTCGTCACTTGTCGCGAGACCCGGTCGGGAGACTCGGGCGAACGGTGCCCGGAGCGATGCAGCGTCCTGTGGCAGTGCCGTTGCCAGCACggccccttcctcctccgaATCCCAGTATgtccgcgccgcagccgtgCGTGCGCTCGGTGCCCGTGAGCTACACAGGCGGCGCGAGTGGTCTGAGCCCGGCGGATCCGCGGCAGAGCCGCAAAGATACGCCTGATCGCCGCTGTCACATCCTCTGCCGGCTTTTCGTCCCCGGTCGTCTTGGCTGAAGACAGACAGCGTGCCGCGTCGCACTCGCTCGCGCAGAACGGGAGGGGCCCGTGGGAGCGTCCGGTTCCTGGTCTCGGGAACGAAATTGGGATTTTAGCGGTGGGAGTGTCGATTGCCAGTGCCACAAGGGGGCGTGACTGACGGAAGAGGGCTTGGGTCTTTGACAGGCCGGCATTCGGACGTTGGACTATCCATCAATGAACGCGTAAAAAGACGGACGATGATGCAATGGATGGGAGCCAGATTTGGGCCTCTTTGACGAGATGGCTTGCTGGAGGCGTTGGCTGCCTGCCTAGCTGCGCATTGCGCTAACAACCAAGTAACTGAACACTCTGCACTTGCTGCATCGTCGCTGGCAAGAATAATAAGGGGGGCACTTCGTCAAGGTCTCCTGCCGCGTGCCTGCCCTGGATGCCTGGGGCCACCATTGGGGGCGGAACCCACTCCACTGCCCTGGCTCGACAGCGGCAtgcacctgcctgcctgcctgccgggcCGCTGCTCACGTGgaacagagagagagaggagcaGTTGGAGCCGCGATAAGATAAACCTCTCCGGCTGCAGGGTTGCCACTGGTCGCCTGCCTGGGTCCTAGCGGTGGGGGTGCTTCCAGCAGGCGATTCACCAGTGCCTGCTGAAACTTGCCTCGTAAGGATGTACTGTGGATCCTGCTGACCGCCTGGCAGAACCTCGAACCGGCCACCCGCGCCCCACCAAAAATTTGTCCAAGCAGCCTCGCGAATGCACACCAGAAAACGGTCATTATTCACAGCCTCATCTGGAACCAGGCTACGTCGGCTGCCAGAGGCTGAATCACCCACCCTACTGCAGCAATTTGGAATCCGATATTGTTAGGACGGTACAGgggcagccgcagctgcgcCTTTGGTAGCTCTGAAGGCATCACCAGCTCCGACCTAACCTTGGACAACGCCccgctcggcggcctcgagcgcctaCACTTGTCGCAATGGCACCTGCACTGGCAGGCATCTCCGCCCAGGCGTCGGATCCAGAGCACCCGCAGGTGCAGAAGGGTACTTGCTAGAGACTCCTCCCACTTCCTAGTGATAGTGGACGCTGACCGAGGCTCTCTTTTCAGACAAGGCCCTATTCAAGGTCAACGCCCGCGAGCGGCGAGCTGAGGAACGCAAACAGAAGCGCAAAGAAAAGGCAGCTGCCAAGAAGGAGCGCAAGCTCAATGTCAAGCGCAGCGCCAAATGGAACGAGGAGCGCAGGCAGGAGAtgaaggccaagaagcttGAGAAGAACATGGATCCCGCCAAGCGCGAGAGACGGCGCCTGCGTCTACTCCAGAGACATAAAAAGCTCACGATCCAGGCCGAGAAGTTTACGGCAGAGGCCGAGAAGGCACTGGCACAGTACAAGCACATGACTGAGGCTAAAGAGGCATGTGGTTTGCTGTCAAAATGCATGTGGCAGTGCTAACTGTCATCTAGCGAGCTGAGAAGGAGGGTATCTCGCTGAAGCATACCGCCGATGACGCATCAGATGATAGCGACTCCTCGCTCGACAGCGAATCTGGCGGTGCTGGTATTGCTGACCCCGAGAACGGCACTGTgcctgccgacgaggtcgtccTGAAGCACCGCCGCGAAAGCGATGCGTCAGCCCACAGCACCGtctccgccacggccacggcacgaTTGAAGGAAGAAAAGCCTAAGAAAGACAAGCACAAAAAATCGACCCATGCCGATTCCGAAGACGTTCTTATGGAGGACGTCGGAGAGAGCAGAAAGcccaagaaggacaagaagaagataGCCAAGGCTGTccaagccgacgacgatgttgatGAATCCGTCGCGACGCCCAAACACGATCTGAAGCGCAAgcacgaggacaaggagggggacgaggcgccggcatccaagaagaagaaggagaagaaggagaaaaaggaaaagaaagagaagaaggagaaaaaggaaaagaaagagaagaaggTGAAGGATACCAAGGTTGCCAAGGAGGCTGACGCCAGTGCCGACGTAGCTGGAGCAGACGATGCTGCCAAGTGGAACGTGGGCGATCTCGGAGGCGGTTCCGCGCGACAGGCCAAGTTCCTTCGCCTCCTCGGAGGCAACAAGGACGCCACGGCTGACCCATTGACGTCGGGAGCGGTCCCCAAGGGCAAGTCTGCGTCTaccaaggccgaggccgaaatCCAGCGCCAGTTTGAGGAGGGCATGAAGGCCAAGTTCGACGGCACGGGCAAGcgccgcggcctgggcgcATAATGCTGTGCTGGCCCCGTGGCGGTAGCGAAAGTCTTGCCCGCCACTCGTTACATTTTGGTCGCGCCTCTTTACATTTGCCCTGGGTCGCCCGCCCCATGGTTCGGAACGGAAAATCATAGCACGGCGTTGATAGATTCTCCTCCGGGAGAGAAGATAAAAGGGATGTTTGGCGCATAACGCCCGGGTAGTGAATTTAATTGTTTCCATCTGCGCCGTGGTAGCTCCGTTGCGTACCCGCATtacatggacgaggagatAAAAACAGCAGTGCTCAACGCGTAGAAAAAGGCCAGACATGTAGAGTATAAGGAATGGTCAACCCGGGGCCATGCAGCCGGCAGGGACGCTCTTCCGTTTCGTAGCGCGCCACCAGAGGTTTATGATGACGCCCCGTGAACCTCGGCGCGCCTCACTACCCTCCGCTCTCGCTCGTTTCGCTCGATCGTGGCGAGGTGTGTGGCGTATCGCGCGCTTACTGACCGAACATGCGAGACAATGCCTCGAAGACTAGAccgccgaagacgatgaagccGAGAATGACTATGTGGGGGCAAGCATCCCAATGCGTCAGTCACAAAAGCTCCGTGATTGAttcaagggcaaggccgcTCGAGACCGGTAAGGGGACGCCATCTGCGGCGGTGCGCATCGAGAACCCCCCCGCGCTCCTCCCcgaccgcgcgcgcacgcgagGGGAGCAGCTTTacgggcggcatgggctcgagagggagagaggcagaaagagagaaaaagaCAGGGGAGAAAGGCGACGAGGGAAGGAAGAACCAAGCAAAAACTCACCAATCCAGAACATGGAGATGGGGGCCTTGGGCGTCTCCTTGACGCGCTTCTTGACCTGCTCCTCCGACTTGCCCATCTTGgcctcctgctccttggcGAACTttgcgttgcggcggcgttgcTCGAGTGTTTGCGCCTGTGTGTTtgcaagggggggggggggggacgagcTCGGTCAGTTGTCTGAGCTGAGAGGTTGGAGTGCGCTAACATACCATGGTGACTTCTGTGTGTGTAGATGTGGCTTAGGCGGATCTGAAACGAATGGAGTTGGAAAGGACCGTGCCGAAGCAGAAAGAGGGTTCTGTTTCGCGTTcactctctccctctctttttctccccctctctctatatatatagaatTGGGAGAGGAGcgtggtgcggtgcggtgcgcgGCGCGAGCAGGCGTGGACAGATATGTCGCAGACGGGTGTGGAAGCTGATGGTAAGGTGGAATGGATCGACAAGCGACCAGAAAACAAAAAAAGAGGGCGCAGGCcgcaaggcaggcaggcaggcagacacggtgtttctttctttctttctgGTCGTGTGATGATTGCGCGCGCGGTTTTCCGtagaggtggtggtggtgctgagTGAAGTGAAGTGCCGTGCGGTGCGCGGGATggagtggatggatggcctTTTTGGGGACATGTGTCGTCAAGGAGCCCCTGCAGGGGACAGGTTGCaccacgcgcgccgccgccgccgccgtcgttgccggcaCCGCGCCCGGGGCCCGGGAGGGAAGGTGTCCTCGCGGGGTGGGGGCGCGCACTGGCCTAGCGCACCACCGTTGTGGCGCGAGCATGGACAGCCCCGGAG from Purpureocillium takamizusanense chromosome 4, complete sequence includes the following:
- a CDS encoding uncharacterized protein (COG:S~EggNog:ENOG503P7B9) gives rise to the protein MSRTQQVPENQHISLPDIRIQSASPVSFNDYGNAARESSPEIIGLAVRRSKTLPSSLATTPRSAPGHKRKRSATVSDIDIFKANNAAMTAAKISRHNSDASKKSSVSPSSSISRKSSKSSAKDVDWTEVTDPEERRRIQNRIAQRKFREKARENKEKAERETRNREHAGNSYRTLALTDVNGDQDALSGLPWGGLNLNLVVARGYEAESRRSSGRGTYIGDEAYPEPQYSPPQYSMPYSAGLQQTASYGSSGGDDIYYDDTTSYIYEAPPQPPPPFSTV
- a CDS encoding uncharacterized protein (COG:S~EggNog:ENOG503P7ZZ); amino-acid sequence: MAPALAGISAQASDPEHPQVQKDKALFKVNARERRAEERKQKRKEKAAAKKERKLNVKRSAKWNEERRQEMKAKKLEKNMDPAKRERRRLRLLQRHKKLTIQAEKFTAEAEKALAQYKHMTEAKERAEKEGISLKHTADDASDDSDSSLDSESGGAGIADPENGTVPADEVVLKHRRESDASAHSTVSATATARLKEEKPKKDKHKKSTHADSEDVLMEDVGESRKPKKDKKKIAKAVQADDDVDESVATPKHDLKRKHEDKEGDEAPASKKKKEKKEKKEKKEKKEKKEKKEKKVKDTKVAKEADASADVAGADDAAKWNVGDLGGGSARQAKFLRLLGGNKDATADPLTSGAVPKGKSASTKAEAEIQRQFEEGMKAKFDGTGKRRGLGA
- a CDS encoding uncharacterized protein (COG:U~TransMembrane:1 (i39-59o)~EggNog:ENOG503P8WP), with product MAQTLEQRRRNAKFAKEQEAKMGKSEEQVKKRVKETPKAPISMFWIVILGFIVFGGLVFEALSRMFGQ